In one window of Candidatus Avedoeria danica DNA:
- a CDS encoding PH domain-containing protein — MAETTAILAWTLVAECPIPGDVNDLLVPGEEAIAAYKTFRDTAIFTNKRLIVRDAQGFSGKKVEIYSLPYSSILMWSSENSHGLLNFNSEIELWTKAGHIKVNLSKGIDIRRLDKLIAESLL; from the coding sequence ATGGCCGAGACGACTGCCATTCTGGCCTGGACTCTTGTCGCCGAGTGCCCGATTCCGGGCGATGTCAATGACCTCCTGGTGCCCGGCGAAGAGGCGATTGCCGCGTACAAGACGTTCCGCGATACCGCGATCTTCACCAACAAGCGTCTGATCGTGCGCGACGCTCAGGGCTTCTCGGGCAAGAAGGTTGAAATCTACTCCTTGCCGTACTCTTCTATCTTGATGTGGTCATCCGAGAACAGCCACGGCCTGCTGAACTTCAACTCGGAGATCGAACTCTGGACGAAGGCGGGCCACATCAAGGTCAACCTGAGCAAGGGCATCGACATCCGCCGCTTGGATAAGCTGATCGCGGAGTCGTTGCTCTAG
- a CDS encoding AAA family ATPase yields the protein MTCPTCHHDNPAGARFCSMCGCALAPRCPSCGAEAAVGARFCGACGTALAGSPSPGGDAAPPSATGGPVAPAPRPPAPRTSPAAPSASAPTASAAELRQLTVLFCDLVGSTALSEQLDPEALRDVLRDYQSVAGRVVARYEGHLAKYLGDGLLAYFGYPTAHEDDAQRAVRAGLAILEGLDPLRERMLREHGAELHARIGIHTGPVVAGDMGADDAHESKAVVGRTPNLAARLQERAAHDTVIISADTFRLVQGYFETVPLGSHALKGIAEPVDLFHVRSESGARNRLEAAAAGERTPMVGREPEIGLLAGRWDAVLDGQGQAVLVVGEAGIGKSRIVQAIKEVVAADPSAWLTECFCSPYHTQSALYPVIDLFTRVIFGFGRGDDAAVRLTKIEGFIAQYGLAPEPNVPLLADLLSVGYDGRYPPLAVAPERHKQLTLQLMVDLLLRRAAVQPLLLVHEDLHWADPTTLEMLEMLVGAAADARIMLLMTSRPGHDIAVARRSEVAQLTLSRLSDGQTSRVAARISGGLELPAEVMAQIVAKTDGVPLYIEELTKMVIEAGLVVEKGGRYVAVGPIGALAIPATLQDSLVARLDRLSTEKLIAQVGATIGRDFSYDVIAAAAPCDTPTLHAGLERLVGAQLVFQRGTPPDARYVFKHALVQDAAYGSMLTGVRRQHHARIADAYIERFPEVAETQPELVAHHLTEAGDPVHAMSYWQQAGMRALARAAAREAVAHLNKALEELAKWPAGTEHTAHDLALNAALGQAYLIFEGYSSPNVERHLSIARDLCEQLGHPPVTGPVTWGLWACYLVRGDYARTRTLSDEFRAACERVGDDDGLVEAYMMSGIDRYYVGEAEGASEFFERCAEAYDPARHSGRILEYGNDSGMAGRAYHSLLLWWQGRPIEALRVCEEGLAMARAVGHPYMIGFNLTFAARLHQMRHDLPSLFAAADECIAIAVERGFPIWEGYCRIVRGWARVVQGDADEGLAELGAGVDIWRAIGARLWLPYFLGLLADACRLAGRFDDGLAAVAEAQAVAAATGERIDDARLLELRGALRVAKGGGEGDVDGGEIAAGEVDLRDALAMAQAMGAVSWGLQAARSLAGHLGATGRGGEGAAVLGAALGAYGEGGDEVDQVGGRAELGVLVGVEAG from the coding sequence ATGACCTGCCCAACCTGCCACCACGACAACCCCGCCGGCGCCCGCTTCTGCTCGATGTGCGGCTGCGCGCTGGCCCCCCGCTGCCCGTCGTGCGGCGCCGAGGCCGCTGTCGGCGCGCGGTTCTGCGGCGCGTGCGGCACCGCGCTCGCCGGCTCACCGTCGCCCGGCGGCGACGCCGCTCCGCCGAGCGCGACCGGTGGCCCGGTCGCCCCCGCGCCGCGCCCGCCCGCCCCGCGCACGTCGCCGGCTGCGCCATCCGCTTCCGCCCCGACCGCCAGCGCGGCCGAGCTGCGCCAGCTCACCGTCCTGTTCTGCGACCTCGTCGGTTCGACGGCGCTGTCCGAGCAGCTCGACCCTGAGGCGCTGCGCGACGTCCTGCGCGACTACCAGTCCGTCGCCGGCCGCGTCGTGGCGCGCTACGAGGGCCACCTGGCCAAGTACCTCGGCGACGGGCTGCTGGCCTATTTCGGCTACCCGACGGCGCACGAGGACGACGCCCAGCGCGCGGTCCGCGCCGGCTTGGCGATCCTCGAGGGCCTCGACCCGCTGCGCGAGCGGATGCTGCGCGAGCACGGGGCGGAGCTGCACGCCCGCATCGGCATCCACACCGGCCCGGTGGTGGCCGGCGACATGGGCGCCGACGACGCGCACGAGTCCAAGGCCGTCGTCGGCCGGACGCCCAACCTGGCGGCGCGGCTGCAGGAGCGCGCGGCGCACGACACCGTCATCATCAGCGCCGACACGTTCCGGTTGGTGCAGGGCTACTTCGAGACCGTTCCGCTCGGCAGCCACGCCCTCAAGGGCATCGCCGAGCCGGTGGACCTCTTCCACGTCCGCAGCGAGAGCGGCGCGCGCAACCGCCTGGAGGCGGCCGCGGCCGGCGAGCGGACGCCGATGGTCGGCCGCGAGCCCGAGATCGGCTTGCTTGCCGGGCGCTGGGATGCCGTCCTCGACGGGCAGGGCCAGGCGGTGCTCGTCGTCGGCGAGGCCGGGATCGGCAAGTCGCGGATCGTCCAGGCCATCAAGGAAGTCGTCGCCGCCGATCCCTCGGCCTGGCTGACGGAGTGCTTCTGCTCGCCGTACCACACGCAGAGCGCACTGTACCCCGTCATCGACCTCTTCACCCGCGTGATCTTCGGCTTCGGGCGCGGTGACGACGCCGCCGTCCGCCTGACGAAGATCGAGGGCTTCATCGCCCAATACGGACTCGCCCCCGAGCCGAACGTGCCGCTTCTGGCCGACCTGCTGTCCGTCGGCTACGACGGCCGGTACCCGCCGCTGGCGGTCGCGCCCGAGCGGCACAAGCAGCTCACGCTGCAGCTGATGGTCGATCTGCTCCTCCGGCGCGCCGCCGTCCAACCGCTCCTGCTCGTGCACGAGGACCTCCACTGGGCCGACCCGACGACGCTCGAGATGCTCGAGATGCTCGTCGGCGCGGCCGCCGACGCGCGGATCATGCTGCTCATGACGTCGCGCCCCGGTCACGACATCGCCGTCGCGCGCCGGTCCGAGGTGGCCCAGCTCACGCTCAGCCGCCTGAGCGACGGCCAGACGTCGCGCGTCGCGGCCCGGATCAGCGGCGGGCTTGAGCTGCCGGCCGAGGTCATGGCGCAGATCGTGGCCAAGACGGACGGGGTGCCGCTCTACATCGAAGAGCTGACGAAGATGGTCATCGAGGCCGGCCTCGTCGTGGAGAAGGGCGGCCGCTACGTGGCGGTCGGGCCGATCGGCGCGCTGGCGATCCCGGCCACACTCCAGGACTCGCTCGTCGCCCGTCTCGACCGCCTGTCGACCGAGAAGCTGATCGCCCAGGTGGGGGCGACGATCGGGCGCGACTTCAGCTACGACGTCATCGCCGCCGCCGCGCCGTGCGACACGCCGACGCTGCACGCCGGCCTGGAGCGCCTCGTCGGGGCGCAGCTCGTCTTCCAGCGCGGCACGCCGCCGGACGCGCGTTACGTCTTCAAGCACGCGTTGGTGCAGGACGCCGCGTACGGCTCGATGCTCACGGGCGTTCGCCGCCAGCACCACGCCCGCATCGCGGACGCCTACATCGAGCGCTTTCCCGAGGTCGCCGAGACGCAGCCCGAACTCGTGGCCCATCACCTCACGGAGGCGGGCGATCCGGTGCACGCGATGAGCTACTGGCAGCAGGCCGGCATGCGCGCCCTCGCCCGAGCGGCGGCGCGTGAGGCCGTGGCGCACCTGAACAAGGCGCTGGAGGAACTGGCGAAGTGGCCTGCGGGCACCGAGCACACGGCGCACGACCTGGCGCTGAACGCCGCCCTCGGGCAGGCGTACCTGATCTTCGAGGGGTACTCGTCGCCCAACGTCGAGCGCCACCTGTCCATCGCCCGCGATCTGTGCGAGCAGCTCGGCCACCCGCCGGTGACCGGCCCGGTCACGTGGGGCCTGTGGGCGTGCTACCTGGTGCGGGGTGATTACGCCCGGACGCGGACGCTGTCCGACGAGTTCCGGGCGGCGTGCGAACGCGTCGGCGACGACGACGGGCTCGTCGAGGCCTACATGATGTCCGGCATCGACCGCTACTACGTGGGCGAAGCCGAGGGTGCGTCGGAGTTCTTCGAGCGCTGCGCCGAAGCGTACGACCCGGCACGGCACAGCGGCCGGATCCTGGAGTACGGCAACGACTCCGGCATGGCCGGGCGGGCCTATCACAGCCTGCTGCTGTGGTGGCAGGGCCGGCCCATCGAGGCGCTGCGGGTATGCGAGGAAGGGCTGGCGATGGCGCGCGCCGTCGGCCACCCCTACATGATCGGCTTCAACCTCACCTTCGCCGCCCGCCTACACCAGATGCGCCACGACCTGCCGTCGCTCTTCGCGGCCGCCGACGAGTGCATCGCCATCGCCGTCGAGCGCGGCTTCCCGATCTGGGAAGGCTACTGCCGCATCGTCCGCGGCTGGGCGCGCGTCGTGCAAGGCGACGCCGACGAGGGCCTGGCCGAGCTGGGCGCCGGCGTCGACATCTGGCGCGCGATCGGCGCGCGCCTCTGGCTCCCGTACTTCCTCGGCCTCCTGGCCGACGCCTGCCGCTTGGCCGGCCGCTTCGACGATGGGCTCGCCGCCGTGGCCGAGGCGCAGGCCGTGGCCGCGGCAACGGGGGAGCGGATCGACGACGCGCGGCTGCTGGAGTTGCGGGGGGCGTTGCGGGTGGCGAAGGGTGGGGGCGAGGGGGATGTCGACGGCGGCGAGATCGCGGCCGGCGAGGTGGATCTGCGTGATGCGTTGGCGATGGCGCAGGCCATGGGGGCGGTGAGTTGGGGGCTGCAGGCGGCGCGGTCGTTGGCGGGGCATTTGGGGGCGACGGGGCGGGGGGGGGAGGGGGCGGCGGTGCTTGGGGCGGCGCTTGGGGCGTATGGGGAGGGGGGGGACGAGGTGGATCAGGTGGGGGGGAGGGCGGAGTTGGGGGTACTCGTTGGCGTCGAGGCGGGATGA
- a CDS encoding DUF423 domain-containing protein — MPRTFFLLGSLSAMLAVLVGAFGAHGLRDRVSTELLATFETGARYHMYHALALIAAAWAVDRWPQAQTAQTAGWLFLGGTLVFSGSLYLLALTGQRWLGAVTPIGGLLFIAGWAMLAWAAYRGG; from the coding sequence ATGCCCCGCACCTTCTTCCTCCTCGGCAGCCTCTCCGCCATGCTCGCCGTCCTCGTTGGCGCCTTCGGGGCGCATGGCCTGCGCGATCGGGTCAGCACGGAACTCCTGGCGACGTTCGAGACCGGCGCCCGCTATCACATGTACCACGCGCTCGCCCTGATCGCCGCGGCCTGGGCGGTCGACCGCTGGCCACAGGCGCAGACGGCGCAAACCGCCGGCTGGCTGTTCCTGGGCGGGACCCTCGTCTTCTCCGGAAGCCTGTATCTGCTTGCCCTGACCGGGCAGCGCTGGTTGGGGGCGGTCACGCCCATCGGCGGGCTGCTGTTCATCGCCGGCTGGGCGATGCTGGCATGGGCGGCATATCGGGGCGGGTGA
- the tnpA gene encoding IS200/IS605 family transposase: MDVAMPYCSLHYHLVWATSERRPLLTPTLQPTVYEILRTKGIGLGAMVHAIGGMPDHVHMAVTLPPTIAVSTFVGQLKGVSSRKVHESHDPLFAWQSEYGAFTVHNSRLPTVIDYIARQVEHHANGTVIRDLERLT; the protein is encoded by the coding sequence ATGGACGTCGCGATGCCGTATTGCAGCCTTCACTACCATCTGGTCTGGGCCACGAGCGAGCGGCGCCCACTTCTCACACCGACGCTGCAACCGACCGTCTACGAGATCTTGCGCACCAAGGGCATCGGACTCGGGGCGATGGTCCACGCGATCGGCGGCATGCCGGACCATGTGCATATGGCCGTTACGCTGCCGCCGACGATTGCCGTATCGACGTTCGTTGGTCAACTGAAGGGCGTCAGCTCACGCAAAGTGCACGAGTCGCATGACCCGTTGTTCGCGTGGCAGTCCGAGTACGGAGCGTTCACTGTCCACAACAGCCGCCTCCCCACCGTCATCGACTACATCGCCCGTCAGGTCGAACACCACGCGAATGGCACCGTAATCCGCGATCTGGAACGCTTGACGTAG